A window of the Dyadobacter pollutisoli genome harbors these coding sequences:
- a CDS encoding transglutaminase family protein, whose translation MAIKVAISHKTRYQFDRSVSLSPHIFRLRPAPHSRTAIEGYSLKILPENHFINWQQDPFGNYQARVVFPEKTTELSLEVEVIAKMQVINPFDFFVEEYAEMYPFAYDATLKKELGPYLEPREFGPQLMQWVEELRLDNKIKIVDFLVHLNQKIYNAIHYNIRMEAGVQSCEDTLSIKSGSCRDSAWLFVQILRHLGIASRFVSGYLVQLTSDIKSLDGPSGPEADFTDLHAWTEAYVPGAGWIGLDSTSGLFASEGHIPLCCTPDYESASPVSGATDVCEVTFEFDNKVFRIHEDPRVTKPYTEEQWAAVMQVGHDVEKDLQDGDVRLTMGGEPTFISIDDFESPEWNTAADGALKRQLAYDLSLRLKKRFAHGGLLHFGQGKWYPGEPFPRWQYALYWRNDGVPMWRNDDLVTKEGQTKYTFREAELFTTELTKYLGIDINNITPAYEDPIYWALEEGKIPVNVDPLKVNLKDSIERRTLAKLLEKGLNNPAGFVLPIKWEEKGKHWTSTAWQFRRNNCFLIPGNSAIGFRLPLKSLPEVAKENREQPVDRSPFEDLPQLIDYKPVVESRYGSVAPVYQVPVNPKIEEEDEDGKKVPEKEEEDPLLFKVPIIKTAICVEEREGIIYVYLPPTDYLEHYLDLMASIEATAEKLKMPVRIEGYPAPSDHRVQKLIVTPDPGVIEVNIHPAKNWQELVDNISALYEEAFFSRLGTDKFMVDGRHTGTGGGNHVTIGGAKPADSPILRRPDLLRSLLTYWQHHPALSYLFAGPFIGPTSQAPRIDEGRDERLYEVEIAFDQIPEDGEVPFWMVDRIFRNLLVDITGNTHRSEFCMDKLYSPDSSTGRLGILEFRAFDMPPHKHMNLVQTLLVRALIAKFWKEPYKHKLIRWGTELHDRFLLPHFAYLDMVDVVNDLKEAGYNFDISWFDPFFEFRFPHYGGIKVDNIQLDLRLGIEPWHVLGEELSNSGTARFVDSSLERLQVKVSGFVEGRHILVCNGCRVPLRSSGIKSEYVAGIRYKAWNPPSALHPTIGADAPLVFDIVDTWNNRILGGCTYFVSHPGGRSFDTYPVNSFEAESRKISLFQGFGHTPSSRQEVPIMEKTTGSVSRFVAETKKEMRSDTPIELINPEYPNTLDLRKYWKSK comes from the coding sequence ATGGCTATAAAAGTTGCTATTTCGCATAAAACAAGATATCAGTTTGACAGGAGTGTTTCACTTTCGCCCCATATTTTTCGTCTTCGCCCCGCGCCTCATTCGAGGACCGCTATCGAAGGATATTCTTTAAAGATTTTACCTGAAAACCATTTTATAAACTGGCAGCAGGATCCGTTTGGGAACTACCAGGCCAGGGTTGTATTTCCTGAGAAAACGACCGAACTGAGCCTCGAAGTGGAAGTGATCGCCAAAATGCAGGTCATTAACCCTTTCGATTTCTTTGTGGAAGAGTATGCCGAAATGTACCCTTTCGCTTACGATGCTACATTGAAAAAGGAGCTGGGGCCTTATCTCGAACCAAGGGAATTTGGGCCTCAGCTGATGCAATGGGTGGAAGAATTAAGGCTGGATAACAAGATCAAAATAGTTGATTTTCTGGTCCATTTGAATCAGAAAATATACAATGCGATCCACTATAATATCAGAATGGAAGCCGGGGTGCAAAGCTGCGAGGACACGCTGAGCATTAAAAGTGGCTCATGCCGTGACTCTGCCTGGCTTTTTGTACAAATTCTGAGGCATTTGGGTATCGCATCGCGTTTCGTGTCGGGCTACCTCGTGCAGCTTACTTCCGACATTAAATCTTTGGACGGTCCTTCGGGGCCTGAGGCGGATTTTACCGATTTGCACGCCTGGACGGAAGCCTATGTACCGGGCGCTGGCTGGATCGGCCTCGATTCTACTTCGGGGCTTTTCGCGAGTGAAGGGCACATTCCACTTTGCTGCACGCCGGATTACGAAAGTGCGTCGCCGGTTTCGGGGGCAACGGATGTTTGTGAAGTGACATTTGAATTCGATAATAAGGTTTTCCGTATCCACGAAGATCCGCGTGTGACCAAGCCTTACACGGAGGAACAATGGGCCGCCGTCATGCAGGTTGGCCACGATGTTGAAAAAGACTTGCAAGACGGTGACGTGCGGCTCACAATGGGCGGCGAACCTACATTTATATCTATCGACGATTTCGAATCGCCTGAATGGAATACTGCGGCAGACGGCGCATTAAAAAGACAACTGGCCTATGACCTTTCGTTGAGGCTGAAAAAGAGATTCGCTCACGGCGGTCTTCTACATTTCGGTCAAGGGAAATGGTATCCCGGCGAACCTTTTCCCCGCTGGCAATATGCATTGTATTGGAGAAATGACGGCGTGCCGATGTGGCGCAATGATGATCTGGTTACCAAAGAAGGGCAAACCAAATATACATTCCGCGAAGCTGAGCTATTCACTACCGAACTGACCAAATATCTCGGTATTGACATCAATAACATTACCCCGGCTTACGAAGACCCCATTTACTGGGCTTTGGAAGAAGGGAAAATACCGGTCAATGTTGATCCTTTAAAAGTCAATCTTAAAGATTCCATTGAACGAAGAACACTGGCCAAGCTTTTGGAAAAAGGGCTTAATAACCCTGCGGGCTTTGTTTTACCAATAAAATGGGAAGAAAAAGGGAAACACTGGACGAGTACAGCCTGGCAATTCCGACGTAACAACTGCTTTTTGATTCCTGGTAATTCTGCGATAGGTTTCCGTTTGCCATTGAAATCGCTGCCGGAGGTTGCGAAAGAGAACCGCGAGCAACCGGTAGACCGGAGTCCATTTGAGGATTTGCCACAATTGATTGACTATAAGCCAGTCGTTGAGTCGCGTTACGGAAGCGTTGCGCCTGTGTATCAGGTACCTGTAAATCCTAAAATTGAGGAAGAGGACGAAGACGGGAAGAAAGTACCTGAAAAAGAAGAGGAGGATCCGCTGCTTTTCAAAGTGCCAATTATTAAAACGGCGATTTGCGTGGAAGAACGGGAAGGCATTATATATGTGTACCTGCCGCCGACAGACTACCTGGAACATTACCTTGATTTGATGGCTTCCATTGAGGCCACAGCCGAAAAGCTGAAAATGCCGGTCCGGATCGAAGGCTATCCTGCGCCGTCGGATCACCGTGTGCAAAAGCTGATCGTTACACCCGATCCGGGGGTAATTGAAGTAAATATCCACCCCGCCAAAAACTGGCAGGAGCTCGTGGATAACATCAGTGCATTGTATGAGGAAGCGTTCTTTTCAAGATTAGGTACTGATAAATTCATGGTCGATGGACGCCATACCGGAACCGGTGGTGGTAACCACGTGACCATTGGTGGCGCGAAACCTGCGGATAGTCCGATACTCAGACGTCCTGATCTACTAAGAAGCCTGCTCACGTACTGGCAGCATCACCCTGCATTGAGTTACCTGTTTGCCGGGCCATTTATCGGCCCTACGAGCCAGGCACCGCGTATTGATGAAGGTCGTGATGAAAGACTTTATGAAGTTGAAATTGCATTTGACCAGATCCCTGAAGATGGCGAAGTGCCGTTCTGGATGGTGGACAGGATTTTCAGGAATTTACTGGTTGACATTACCGGTAATACCCACCGCTCGGAGTTTTGTATGGACAAACTTTATTCACCGGACTCTTCGACGGGGAGACTGGGGATATTAGAGTTTCGTGCATTTGATATGCCACCTCACAAGCATATGAACCTGGTTCAAACATTGCTGGTACGGGCATTGATCGCGAAATTCTGGAAGGAACCTTACAAGCATAAACTGATCCGCTGGGGTACTGAGCTGCACGACAGGTTCCTGCTGCCGCATTTTGCGTACCTGGACATGGTAGACGTGGTGAATGACCTGAAAGAAGCAGGTTATAACTTCGATATTTCGTGGTTTGACCCATTCTTTGAGTTCCGTTTTCCACATTACGGAGGTATTAAAGTGGATAACATTCAACTCGATTTGCGGCTGGGCATTGAACCCTGGCACGTCCTGGGAGAGGAATTATCGAACTCTGGCACTGCCCGTTTTGTAGATTCTTCATTGGAGAGGTTACAGGTAAAAGTGAGCGGATTTGTGGAAGGAAGGCATATTCTGGTCTGCAATGGATGCCGTGTACCGCTTCGGAGTTCGGGTATCAAGTCTGAATATGTGGCAGGAATTCGTTATAAAGCATGGAATCCACCATCGGCACTGCACCCGACTATTGGTGCGGATGCGCCGTTGGTTTTTGATATTGTAGATACATGGAATAACCGTATATTGGGAGGTTGTACCTATTTCGTTTCGCATCCCGGAGGACGTAGTTTTGATACCTATCCCGTGAACAGTTTCGAGGCAGAGTCCCGGAAAATCAGTTTGTTCCAGGGTTTCGGGCATACGCCTTCTTCAAGACAGGAGGTGCCGATCATGGAAAAAACCACGGGAAGTGTTTCCAGATTTGTAGCCGAAACGAAAAAAGAAATGAGGAGCGACACACCCATTGAATTAATCAATCCAGAGTATCCCAATACGCTGGATTTGCGTAAATACTGGAAATCGAAATAG
- a CDS encoding transglutaminase family protein — protein sequence MKYKLIHKTEYKYAEAVNNYHSLLCLAPRTLPNQLCQGFTIQVTPEPSQLVERTDYYGNTTHYFSLHSPHKNLTVLTTGIVERLTEATGSLFIPSEVTCSGARERFKNDRALKINVLEYMLPSPLVKWDAEIRAYGQDCFQDNIPLYECVKALCRKIYTEFDFVPDFTTVNTPIKEVLALKKGVCQDFSHLAIACIRSFGFAARYVSGYLETLPPPGRPKLQGSDASHAWISVFIPDYGWCDFDPTNNIVPGERHIVTAWGRDYSDVPPLKGIIFSYGKHTLSVEVDVIPL from the coding sequence ATGAAATATAAACTAATCCATAAAACCGAATATAAATACGCCGAGGCTGTCAATAATTATCACAGCCTGCTATGCCTTGCGCCGAGGACATTGCCCAACCAGTTGTGTCAAGGTTTTACGATACAAGTGACACCTGAGCCGTCGCAGCTCGTGGAAAGGACAGATTATTACGGCAACACCACGCATTATTTTTCATTGCATTCTCCTCATAAAAACCTCACTGTGCTCACTACGGGCATTGTTGAAAGACTGACTGAGGCAACCGGCTCGCTTTTTATTCCGTCGGAAGTTACCTGCAGCGGGGCGCGTGAACGGTTTAAAAATGACAGGGCGCTGAAAATCAATGTGCTGGAATATATGCTTCCGAGTCCATTGGTCAAATGGGATGCTGAAATCAGGGCGTATGGTCAGGATTGCTTTCAGGACAATATTCCGCTTTATGAATGTGTGAAGGCACTTTGCCGGAAAATTTATACCGAGTTCGATTTTGTTCCTGACTTTACCACGGTCAATACGCCAATCAAAGAAGTGCTCGCTTTGAAAAAAGGAGTATGTCAGGATTTTTCACATTTGGCGATCGCCTGCATCCGGAGTTTTGGATTTGCGGCACGATATGTCAGCGGGTATCTGGAAACGCTTCCCCCTCCCGGGAGGCCCAAGCTTCAAGGGTCGGACGCGTCTCATGCATGGATCTCTGTTTTTATCCCTGATTACGGCTGGTGCGATTTTGACCCTACCAACAATATTGTACCGGGTGAAAGGCACATTGTGACGGCGTGGGGAAGGGATTATAGTGATGTGCCGCCGCTGAAGGGAATTATATTCAGTTACGGAAAACATACGCTTTCTGTGGAAGTAGATGTGATCCCGCTATAA
- a CDS encoding pyruvate dehydrogenase complex E1 component subunit beta, which yields MKELAFRDAIRDAMSEEMRLDKSIFLMGEEVAEYNGAYKASQGMLDEFGPERVIDTPIAELGFAGIAVGAAGNGLRPIVEFMTFNFSLVAIDQIINSAAKILSMSAGQYGCPIVFRGPTGNAGQLGAQHSQNFENWFANTPGLKVVVPSNPYDAKGLLKSSIRDNNPVIFMESEVMYGDKMQVPEEEYLIPLGKADVKRQGKDVTIVSFGKMIPRVVMPAVLQLEKEGIDVEVVDLRTVRPIDYPAIIESVKKTNRCVVVEEAWPLASISTEITYHIQRHAFDYMDSPVIRVTNRDVPLPYAPTLIEEILPSVKRVVEAVRSVLYK from the coding sequence ATGAAAGAATTAGCATTTAGAGATGCCATTCGCGACGCTATGTCGGAAGAGATGCGCCTTGACAAGAGTATATTTCTGATGGGTGAGGAAGTTGCGGAATACAACGGCGCCTATAAAGCCAGTCAGGGAATGCTGGATGAATTCGGGCCAGAGCGCGTAATAGATACACCTATCGCAGAGCTTGGTTTTGCAGGGATCGCTGTGGGAGCTGCCGGAAACGGTCTTCGCCCTATCGTTGAATTCATGACATTCAACTTTTCTCTGGTTGCTATTGATCAGATCATCAATAGTGCTGCTAAGATTCTTTCAATGTCTGCAGGACAGTATGGCTGCCCTATCGTTTTCCGTGGCCCGACAGGGAATGCGGGACAGCTGGGAGCACAGCATTCACAAAATTTCGAAAACTGGTTTGCTAATACACCAGGCTTAAAAGTAGTAGTTCCTTCCAATCCTTACGATGCAAAAGGACTTTTGAAATCTTCAATCCGTGATAACAACCCTGTTATTTTCATGGAGTCAGAAGTAATGTACGGCGACAAAATGCAGGTTCCTGAGGAAGAGTATCTGATACCGCTGGGCAAAGCAGACGTAAAGCGTCAGGGAAAAGATGTTACCATTGTTTCATTTGGTAAAATGATTCCGCGTGTTGTTATGCCGGCCGTTTTGCAATTGGAAAAAGAAGGTATTGATGTTGAAGTTGTCGATCTAAGAACAGTTCGTCCTATTGACTATCCTGCTATTATTGAGTCGGTTAAGAAAACGAACCGTTGCGTGGTAGTAGAAGAAGCATGGCCTCTGGCGTCGATCTCAACAGAGATCACTTACCACATTCAGCGCCATGCATTCGATTATATGGATTCGCCAGTGATCAGGGTTACCAACCGCGATGTGCCGCTACCTTACGCTCCGACATTGATCGAAGAGATTTTACCAAGTGTAAAACGGGTAGTTGAGGCAGTTAGGTCGGTTCTTTACAAGTAA
- a CDS encoding circularly permuted type 2 ATP-grasp protein has translation MNLLQSYQNGLSSYDEVLDMRGNIKPHWKALFSTLEKLGIEELKNRNQEIISKLRENGVTYNVYGTPDGLNRPWQLDPIPFLIEQKEWNGIAKGLQQRATLLDMVLKDLYGPRNLVKDGIIPAELVYDNTGFFRPCVDLKLPASRQLTLFAADMARGPDGQMWIVDNRTQAPSGSGYTLENRVVMSKLLPELADGMYVSKLAPYFNSVQNTVLRLSDKSKDAPNIVYLTPGPNNEAYFEHAYLASYLGYTLAQGDDLLVRNGCVWLKSIDGLQKVDVIIRRIDDDWCDPLELHEGSRLGVPGLLQAIRMGNVQVLNPPGTSVLENHAFLAFMENISTYFLGEKLMMPSVATWWCGHAKELNYVLEHIDELIIKKANRKSRFRSIYGRLLSFNEKEDLKRMITQRPYEFIAQQEVSLSTTPSLVDGNIEPRYAALRAFMVADENGYHVMQGGLTRSSPVKDRFVISNQHGGLSKDTWIVSDKTEELQEKITLPILATVNKHISLPSRSAENLFWVGRYCERAMSIIKFMNTTINVLNLDRNFGGPAKQEHIKVLLQSLTHLSATYPGFLEEEDPLADPYKEIIDLISNTSRPGTVSSNIGLFLNAVGAVRNQWDLEIWRIVDLVDNGFHEIRNASTMNSNNIQKTLDGLFNNMFTFLGVIAESMPRDNSFLLLETGKLIERILSRISVLQSNFGVKNAQAVENELIEATLINHHLLVNYRQIYKSHLSVEAMLDMVLLEKTLPYSLVYMVDELKKNLTKLPTTTRSKRLNDAQKFVLQASTLIKLADISDLSKCNADSERVELFNLLSEVSRLISSVSNTLTNMYFSHTLMQHSFFEPADYDTDEI, from the coding sequence GTGAATCTATTACAATCCTACCAAAATGGACTTAGCTCCTATGATGAAGTGCTGGATATGCGCGGAAATATTAAACCGCATTGGAAGGCGCTTTTTTCTACGTTGGAAAAGCTCGGTATAGAGGAACTCAAAAACAGGAATCAGGAAATTATCAGCAAGCTGCGCGAAAATGGCGTGACTTATAATGTATATGGTACCCCCGACGGCCTTAACCGTCCCTGGCAGCTGGATCCCATTCCTTTTTTGATTGAACAAAAAGAATGGAATGGCATTGCAAAGGGATTGCAGCAGCGCGCTACTTTGCTGGACATGGTCCTGAAAGATCTGTATGGTCCGAGGAACCTCGTGAAAGACGGCATCATCCCGGCGGAACTGGTTTATGATAACACCGGCTTTTTCCGGCCATGTGTCGATTTAAAACTTCCGGCCAGCAGACAGCTCACATTGTTTGCTGCGGATATGGCCCGCGGCCCGGACGGACAAATGTGGATTGTGGATAACCGTACGCAGGCACCGTCAGGATCAGGTTATACCTTGGAAAACAGGGTCGTGATGAGCAAGTTGCTGCCCGAACTGGCGGACGGAATGTACGTTAGCAAGCTGGCGCCTTACTTTAATAGTGTTCAGAACACGGTTTTGAGGTTATCGGACAAAAGTAAAGACGCTCCGAACATTGTTTACCTCACACCAGGACCCAATAACGAAGCTTATTTCGAACACGCATACCTGGCGTCGTACTTGGGTTACACGCTGGCACAAGGTGATGACCTGCTGGTAAGGAATGGCTGTGTGTGGCTCAAATCCATTGACGGACTCCAAAAGGTGGACGTGATCATTCGCCGGATTGATGATGACTGGTGCGATCCGCTGGAATTACATGAAGGATCAAGACTGGGCGTGCCTGGTCTCCTGCAGGCGATCCGCATGGGGAATGTACAAGTACTGAACCCGCCGGGCACCAGCGTGCTGGAAAATCATGCTTTTTTGGCCTTTATGGAAAACATTAGTACGTATTTCCTGGGAGAAAAACTGATGATGCCCTCGGTCGCTACCTGGTGGTGCGGACATGCGAAGGAATTGAATTATGTTCTTGAACACATTGATGAGCTGATCATTAAGAAGGCCAATCGCAAGAGTAGATTCAGGTCTATTTACGGTCGGCTGCTCTCATTTAATGAAAAGGAGGATCTGAAACGGATGATCACTCAGCGGCCGTATGAATTTATAGCACAACAGGAAGTCAGTTTGTCGACGACACCTTCGCTGGTGGATGGAAACATTGAGCCGCGTTATGCTGCTTTGCGGGCATTTATGGTGGCCGATGAAAATGGCTACCACGTCATGCAGGGCGGTCTGACGAGAAGCTCGCCGGTGAAAGACCGTTTTGTGATCTCTAACCAACATGGCGGCCTGTCGAAAGATACCTGGATTGTTTCGGACAAAACGGAGGAGTTGCAGGAAAAGATCACTTTGCCGATTCTGGCTACTGTCAATAAACATATATCCCTGCCTAGCAGAAGCGCTGAAAACCTGTTTTGGGTAGGCCGGTATTGCGAAAGGGCGATGTCGATCATCAAGTTCATGAACACGACCATTAATGTTCTGAACCTGGACCGCAACTTCGGCGGCCCGGCAAAACAGGAGCACATTAAGGTTTTGCTGCAATCGCTGACACACCTTTCGGCAACTTATCCAGGGTTTTTGGAAGAAGAAGACCCGCTTGCGGATCCATATAAAGAGATTATTGACCTGATCTCTAATACTTCAAGACCTGGTACGGTATCGTCGAATATAGGGCTGTTCCTGAATGCCGTGGGAGCGGTACGTAACCAGTGGGACCTGGAAATATGGCGAATCGTGGACCTGGTGGACAATGGTTTCCATGAGATACGGAATGCGTCAACCATGAATAGCAACAACATTCAGAAAACACTGGACGGTCTGTTTAACAACATGTTTACTTTCCTGGGCGTGATCGCGGAAAGTATGCCGCGTGACAATAGCTTTTTATTGCTGGAAACGGGGAAGCTGATCGAACGAATTTTATCCAGGATCAGCGTTTTGCAATCTAATTTTGGTGTAAAAAATGCGCAGGCGGTTGAAAATGAGTTGATCGAAGCTACATTGATCAATCATCATTTGCTGGTAAATTATCGTCAGATTTATAAGTCGCACCTGAGCGTAGAGGCGATGCTTGATATGGTTTTGTTGGAAAAAACACTGCCATATTCATTGGTTTACATGGTGGACGAGCTGAAAAAGAACCTGACAAAACTTCCTACCACCACCCGGAGTAAGCGATTGAATGACGCTCAGAAATTTGTTTTGCAAGCATCCACATTGATTAAGCTGGCCGATATTTCGGATTTGAGCAAATGCAATGCGGACTCGGAGCGGGTAGAGCTTTTCAATTTACTTTCCGAAGTATCCAGACTGATCAGCTCCGTGTCCAACACCCTGACGAATATGTATTTCAGCCACACGCTGATGCAACATTCATTTTTTGAACCTGCGGATTACGATACGGATGAAATATAA
- the proC gene encoding pyrroline-5-carboxylate reductase, producing MKIAIIGCGNMGMAFARAFLKFDLVRKEDFLMVEKSADRMDSLNSFQPGVITGIIGPQVGEYDLIILSVKPQDFISVSQALREVVKPNQVVLSIMAGVTIQIIQDALDHKAVIRAMPNTPAMLGMGITAYSASPEVDINQLRKVENLINATGRSVFLEDEEQLNAVTALSGSGPAYFFYVVKAMIEAGKQMGFEESVAALLVKQTMLGSFHLINTADKSLDELIKAVASKGGTTEAALREFEAGKLDDTLKQGIIAAQKRSSELSKG from the coding sequence ATGAAAATTGCAATAATTGGCTGCGGCAACATGGGAATGGCCTTTGCACGCGCCTTTCTGAAATTTGACCTGGTACGAAAAGAAGATTTTCTGATGGTCGAAAAGAGCGCCGACCGCATGGATAGCCTCAACAGCTTCCAGCCAGGGGTTATTACCGGCATCATTGGCCCTCAGGTAGGCGAATACGACCTGATTATACTTTCCGTCAAGCCGCAGGATTTCATATCCGTGTCGCAAGCACTGCGCGAAGTGGTCAAACCGAACCAGGTTGTATTGTCGATCATGGCCGGCGTCACGATCCAGATCATTCAGGATGCATTGGATCATAAAGCGGTGATCCGCGCTATGCCTAACACTCCTGCTATGCTCGGAATGGGCATTACGGCTTATTCTGCGTCGCCGGAAGTGGATATTAACCAATTAAGGAAAGTCGAAAACCTGATCAACGCAACCGGACGGTCGGTGTTCTTGGAAGATGAGGAACAATTGAATGCCGTGACAGCACTGAGCGGTAGCGGACCGGCTTACTTTTTTTATGTGGTAAAAGCGATGATCGAGGCGGGCAAACAAATGGGTTTTGAAGAGTCGGTAGCTGCATTGCTGGTGAAGCAAACTATGCTCGGCTCCTTCCATTTGATCAATACTGCTGACAAATCGCTTGATGAACTCATTAAAGCCGTCGCATCAAAAGGTGGAACCACCGAGGCTGCATTGCGGGAATTTGAAGCCGGCAAGTTGGATGATACTTTGAAACAGGGAATTATCGCGGCACAAAAACGCTCCTCAGAACTGTCAAAAGGCTAA
- a CDS encoding DUF1338 domain-containing protein, which translates to MSDSSGRLATLDAVLDGLMRRYRERVPDVGIILNAMVRQGIVESIGDIENDHIAFRTMGVPQLGVQSFEKIFLHYGYEKREHYFFEGKKLDAWWYSPPRETDPRIFVSELRVGDLSEESRRIIRSYTDEVPNDPADTLNLDNGEEVDAFLHKPLWRTPTVADYQTLLKESEYAAWVIYNRYYLNHFTISLHNLPEGYNTVADFNTFLEKIGIRLNTSGGKIKVSPDGGLLQSATVAEMIDAEFADGEKLSISGSYVEFAERKVLPEFQNLPTSEIKRKHRRDGFEAANADKIFESTYTTQTLK; encoded by the coding sequence ATGAGTGATTCATCAGGTCGGCTGGCAACATTGGATGCGGTTTTGGATGGCCTCATGCGCCGTTACAGGGAGCGTGTTCCCGATGTCGGGATTATTTTGAATGCAATGGTACGGCAAGGAATTGTTGAAAGCATCGGAGATATTGAAAATGACCACATTGCTTTCCGTACCATGGGCGTTCCGCAGCTTGGCGTTCAGTCTTTTGAAAAAATATTCCTTCACTATGGCTACGAAAAACGGGAACATTATTTTTTTGAAGGGAAAAAACTGGATGCCTGGTGGTACAGCCCGCCAAGAGAAACGGATCCCCGCATTTTTGTGAGTGAATTACGGGTAGGAGATCTTTCGGAAGAAAGCCGGCGCATTATCAGGAGCTATACCGATGAAGTACCCAATGATCCTGCCGACACGTTGAATCTGGATAATGGTGAAGAAGTGGATGCTTTTTTGCACAAGCCATTATGGAGAACACCGACGGTGGCGGACTATCAAACACTTTTAAAAGAAAGCGAATATGCGGCCTGGGTGATCTACAATCGCTATTATCTCAATCATTTCACGATCAGCCTGCATAACCTGCCCGAGGGTTACAATACCGTGGCGGATTTCAACACATTTTTGGAAAAAATCGGTATCCGGCTGAATACTTCTGGTGGAAAAATAAAGGTTAGCCCAGATGGCGGTTTATTACAAAGCGCTACGGTTGCTGAAATGATTGATGCCGAATTCGCGGACGGAGAAAAATTGAGTATTTCAGGCTCTTATGTAGAATTCGCCGAACGGAAAGTCTTACCCGAATTCCAAAATCTCCCTACTTCTGAAATTAAAAGAAAACACCGCCGCGACGGCTTCGAAGCCGCCAATGCTGACAAGATTTTTGAAAGTACTTATACCACGCAGACTTTGAAGTGA